From one Bradyrhizobium sp. Ash2021 genomic stretch:
- a CDS encoding class GN sortase, translating to MPRFVAPLLLALGGLILFGQGAYIHAKARLAQILLERAFSETIATGHPTKPWSWADTWPVARIEVKRIHASTIVLAGSSGQALAFGPGHLERTPDAGERGVAVYSAHRDTHFSFLRDVAIGDEIDIVRSDGRKFRYRADATSVVRFDASGIDPLTGGYELVLSTCWPFDALTPGPDRYLLHATMIEP from the coding sequence ATGCCCCGCTTCGTCGCTCCCCTCCTGCTCGCGCTCGGCGGCCTCATTCTGTTCGGCCAGGGCGCCTACATCCACGCCAAGGCGCGGCTGGCGCAAATCCTGCTCGAGCGAGCCTTCAGCGAAACCATCGCCACCGGCCATCCGACAAAACCATGGTCATGGGCGGACACATGGCCGGTCGCGCGCATCGAGGTGAAGCGGATCCATGCCAGCACCATCGTGCTGGCCGGAAGCAGCGGCCAGGCGCTGGCCTTCGGTCCCGGCCATCTCGAACGGACGCCCGATGCCGGCGAGCGCGGTGTCGCCGTCTACTCCGCGCACCGCGATACGCATTTCTCTTTCCTCAGAGATGTCGCGATCGGCGACGAGATCGATATTGTCAGAAGCGATGGCCGCAAATTCCGTTATCGGGCCGATGCCACCTCCGTGGTGCGCTTCGATGCCTCGGGGATCGATCCCCTGACGGGTGGATATGAACTGGTGCTATCGACTTGCTGGCCCTTCGATGCGCTGACGCCGGGGCCGGATCGCTATCTCCTTCATGCCACCATGATCGAGCCATAA